Part of the Nitrospiria bacterium genome, AGCTTGTCGACGAGCCGTTCCCGATAGCCGGCCTCGAACGCCTTGAGCCAGACGGGGCCGTGGTCCGATTCCGGAAACGCATCGATCCAGTCGATCAAAACCTTCAAATCATCCGGCGCGGTTTCCATCAAGACGGCGGGATCGATCGCAAGCGCCTCGGCAAGCGCCTTCAGCCGCCACGCGGCCATCAGAGGGGCTCGCGTCGCCCCCTCACGCGGGCTTTGCGCGCCGGGATTCCCGCGTTTTTGCATCTCGGCCGCAATGGCGCCGATCGTCCCGTCGATCCCGAGCCCTTCCCGGCAGGCCTGCCGCACCAGCTCCCGCTCATACCAGACCCGCACCGCGAGGTACTGCACGAGATCGGCGGGATAGACCTGCTGCCACGCATAGTCGCTCTGGTCCGAACGCCATTTGATGAACCCGGCCCAGCCGGGCAGCGCGGCCAGATGGTGGGAGAGATAGTCGGGCCAGGCCGCCGACGGGATCCCGAGCGCGTCGAGAGATTCCAGCAGCGCGTCTTCCGGCGCGGCCGGGAGGCGGGCGAGTTTTCGCCGGCTGTCCGGGATCGCGCAGGGGGACCATTCCTGTTCGGCCAGATATTTCCAGGCGCCGTAGAATCCCTTCTCCCGGCCGGGCATCGGCCAGGCCGCATGGTCTTCGTCCAGAAAGGCCTCGCACCATTTGATCAATTCCCGGTTGACTTGATCGGTGATCTGCGTGCCGAGGGCGCGGTCGCACCAGTCCGCCAGCGTCGAACTCCGGCCGATGGACGCGTGGGCCTCGGGGCGCTCCCGAAGCTCCGGCGGCTTCAGCGCGGGCGCGAGATGACCGGCCAGCGCGGCGATACGTAACCGATCGGGGCTGCGGGCGGTCCAGGCGTCGAGCGCGGCTTCCTCCGAGGCGGGCGCGGGGGCCCGGAGGCCCCGCGTCAGATGGGCCCGGAGAACCTCGGCATGGCCGACCTCCCGCCCGCCCAGCGCCACCTTCTTGTCGCCCGCCAGCGGCTTGAGCGCGGCGTCGAGCTGCTGCGGAAGAATCCGGCCCGAGCGGAAATAGTCCCGGAAAAGTTCGTTGGAGAGATAGCCGTTTCCCCCCAGAAGCCGCCGGCCGCGCCGGACGGCCTCTTCGAAATGGAGGTCTTCCAGTCCATGCAGCGGATTGTGATGGACAAAGTTGCGCATGGGCCAGTACGGGGCGACGATCTCGCCGGCGATCAAGATCACCCCCCGGAGTCGCATCCGCTGGGTATCGTTGTACGCGGCCGTCTTCATGGGTTCCATGATTTAAACTCCAGGGCCGCATGATAGCCTTTCGTCAGCGCATCGGGGGCAAAGAATCCGCTCGGCGCGAGGCCCAGGCCGATCAGCGCCCCCAGCACGATCACGAAGAAGACGACTTCGCTTGCGCGCAGATCTTCATAAAAGATGTCCGGCCGATGGGGACCGAACAGGAGTCGTTGCATCATCCGGAACAGGTACCACGACGCCGCAAACCAGGCGAGCAGGACGACCGGCAGAGCCCCCGGCATTCCGATCGACGGAGCGACAGAGGGGGTGAGCAGCATCGCCATGAAACCGGAAAACAGGCCGAAGGGCGGCATACCCACGGCTCCCATCACGAGCAAGCCCAGCAGCGCGGCGAAGCGGGGCATCGGCCGGGCCAGCCCCCCGATCCCGCCGATCTCCTGATCACCGCCGAGATCGCCGTAGCGCGCCTCCAGGCGATGCAAGGCGTAGATGAGGCCGCCGGTGACGAGCGCCGCCGAGCCGGCGTAGACGGCCGCCGGGGGCGTCGCGCTTCCGGCGAAGGACAGATACCACCACAGCATTGAAAAGAGGGCGAGACCGGTATAGGCCGGCATGCGCTTCGGCTTGTCCTGCACCATGGCCTTGAACGATCCATAGAGGGCGCCGACCAGGGCCAGCCGGCCCATGCCTCCGAGGAGCTCCGGGGGCAGATCGGGAAGCAGGCCGACCAGCCCGTAGTACCCCGCAAGCGGCAGCAGGACGGCGAGGGGCACGGACCCGTATCCCGGCAGCCGGGTCAGCGCGGCGATATAGATCCCGTGCAGCGGAAAGAGGGGAAGCATGAGGGCCGTCGCAACAAACAGCGCGAGGGTCGCCGCGGGCAGATTCGCCGCACGGGCGGCCGCGGGCAGAACCAGGCCCGCCGCGATCAGAGCCAGAAGGGGCGCGAAGAGCCGGCTCCGATCCAGCCTGCGGGCCGCGCGGGCGAAGCCCCGGCCGAGCCGAAAAAAAAGGGCGTCCATGTAGAGGCGGTTCATGAAGAAGAGATAGAAGCGGACCTGCAGTCCGCCGACCCATTCCGGCATCCGGATCGATCGTCCATGGCTCTTCGCGTAGAGGAAGATCCAGCCCAGGATGACGAAGAGGGCCGTCGCCGCGACCAGTCCGTCGAACAGTCCCGCCGACAGGGAGGCGGCCCGGAAATACGCGGCCACCTCGCCCGGCGCCGGGTAAAGGAAATAGGTAAAGGCCTCCGCCGCGAGCAGATAGGTCGAGACGACCAGGAGCAGCGTCAGAAGCATGAGCGCCGCCACCTTTCGCGAGGCGACCGCCCGTAAACGATAGAGCGTCAGAATGGCCTGGGAAGAGGTGACCCAGCTGAAGAAGAGGAAGATCACGACCCCCTGCGAGTCCCGGAAGGTGATGTTGAGCACGCCGTGCGCGGCCAGCAGGATGATCAGCGGGAGGATGAGCGTCGTGGCGAAGCCGGTCAGCCAGGTCAGGAGCGCAAAGCCCGTCTCCCCCGCCGTTGCGTCGTCGGGATTCCTGGACGGCGGGAGCCTCGGGTCAAGCCGGGCCGCGTGGATCACATGGCCGCAGTTGAGGAAGATCGTGGCCTTGAACAGCCCGTGCGCGATCAGATGAAAGACCGCCAGCGCGAAGGCTCCCAGGCCGCACTCCATGATCATGTAGCCCATCTGACCGATGGTGGAATAGCCCAGTGTTTTTTTGATGTCGTTCTGGGCCAGCATCATCAAGGCCCCTAGAAGGGACGTGAGAAGACCGACGGCGAAAACCAGGTGCAGCGTGGGAGGGCTGAGGCCGTAGAGCGGGGCGAGACGGTTTAAGAGGAAGCCGCCGGCGTTGATGATCCCGGCGTGCAGGAGGGCATGGACCGGCGTCGGCGCGTAGAGGGAATCGGGCAGCCACATATGCAGGGGAAACTGGGCCGACTTGCTCATGGCCCCGATAAAAATCAGGAGCGTGACGACGGTGGCGGCGCCGACTTCGATCCCGCTGTCCGGCCCGAAGAGCGAAAACGTGACCGGATCCTCCGCGGCCCGGCGGAAGAGCGGGTCGAAATCCAGCGTGCCGTAGAGACCGTAGGCCAGGATGATTCCGGCCAGAAAGGCGACATCCCCCAGTCGAAGGATCGTAAAGGTCCGGAAGGCGCCCTTCACGGTGGGCGGATGCGCATAGTTATAGGCCAGCAGGCTGAGCAGCCAGCTTAGGAGCTGCCAGAAGAGAAAGAGCATCAAGAGATTGGCGCTGGAGACCATGCAGAGAAGCACAAAAACGGTGAGGGCCAGCAGCGTGTGGAACCGGGCTCGCCCGCGCTCGGACTGCATGTAGCGAACGGAATAAAGATAGATCAGGCTGCCGATTCCGGTGATCAGCGCCATCATCACCGCGGCCAGCCGGTCGATCGAGAGCTCGAAATCGACCAGGCTGCTCCAGGGCGACGGAAAGAGCGAAATGCGGATCGGGTCATGGCCCGGCGCCGCCACTTCGTGAAGGACCCAAACCGCAAGCCCGAATGCGGCGGCCTGGACCAGCCCCCCGATCCAATAGACCTTCCGGCCGATCCACGCTCCCGGCAGGGCGGTCAGAAGGGCCGCGGCCAGAGGCGCGAGCAGTATGAGCAAAGGATAATCGCGGAGCATCATCGCCAGGCGTCACCGTGTCAACATAAAAAAAGCCGACCCGTTGAATTCAGAGTCGGCTTACAGCCCGACCGATCCTACCGGGCAGGATCCCTCGGGCCATCTTCCATTTCTGCAATCGATCTTATTGAACACCCGGCGGTGCCGCGAGGTCAAGTATTATTATTGCGGTAACGCTCCTCCAGATTGTCGCTCAGCGTGAAAATGATGACCCGCTCCCCCGTTTTTGTGCTGATATCGGTGTGAAGGCTCTGCACCTTAAGCCCGGTAATTCCTTCGATCACTTCGCTCAGCAATCCCCGGGCCTGCTCCAAGAGATTGGAGCGTATTTCCTTGATCAGATCCGTCCCTTTCTGGTTCTTGGCCAGTTGTTGTTCGGCCGGCGTCAGCACCCCCTTCAGGCGCACCAGGACGATGTCGTCGATGATGCAGGTCTTGGTCTCCTTTGGGCCCCGACCCATGTAATCCTTTTCAAATTGAATCAGGGCGTTGCTGATTTCGGACTCAACCTGTCCCTTGGTTCGTTTCATCCACGCGCTCCGGTCCAAAGCGTATCCACGCTCGGTGTCGTCATTATAATGAAATCGATCCTGATGCGCAACCGCAACAAACCGAAACGAAAAACCCACTTTCGAGTAGGGCGATTCGGATTGACGGTCGTCAACGGCGTGATACACTTAAAGCAAGCCTTTCCGGAGCATCGATCCGATGAAGTTCGCTTTTGAAAAAAAAGACCTTTCCATCGTTTTTCTGGCGATCCTGGCCCTGTTCGTCTTTCTGAAGTTTTACAATGAAGCCTCTCCGACCGCTTCGATGAACTCCCACGTTTCAAGATACCATGCCATACGCGCGGCGCGGCAGTACCTTGAACAGCAGGGCTTCCATCTGGACGGCTACGTCGAAACCGTCCTGTTTTCCGAGGACAGCGACGCCGGACTCTATATCCAGAGAACGTTGGGAATGGACCGATTTAATCATCTTGTGCAAGGGCTTCCGCTCCGGTACTGGAAGGTCCGGTTCTTCAAGGAACTTCAGTATGAAGAGTTCAAGGTTTTTGTAAATCCGCAAGGCCGAATCATTGCGTTTAACCACTATATTTCCGAGGACGCGCAGGGCGCCCGGCTCAAACAAGACCGGGCTCTAAAGATCGCGGAAGCCTTTGTGCAAAAGCAGGAGGGCGTCGATTTTTCGAATTATGACCTGATCAACGCCTCGACCAAGGCCAGAGATAAACGGACCGATCATTTCTTTACCTGGAAGGCCTCCACCCCCTTTCTCGGAGACGCCAAATTGTTGATGACCATCGGCATTCACGGCGACGTGGTGGACGGCTATGAGCAGACCGTTGACGTTCCGGAAAAATTCACCGAGCTGTCCGACGGAGAAAGCGCGAAGGGAGAACTTCTCGCAAGGCTGAGCGGTCTGTTGACGGTATTCCTCTCCCTGGCGGCGCTGGTCATTTTTCTGACCCATCATAAATACAGGACCATCCCCTGGAAAGGCGCCTTGTTCCTGGCCCTGGCCATGGTGACAGCCAAGGTTCTTCAGGAGATCAACGCCGTTCCCAACATCCGGTCTTCTTATTCCACCGACTCCCCCCTGTACACGTTTTGGGGCGGATGGATTTTCGACACAATCGAATCGACCATTTGGTCGGGCGTCGTGACCTTTCTGTTCGCCGTCGCCGGATGGGCCGTCGGCCAGGAAGTCTTCAAGGTGAAGCGCGTGGATCAGGTCACCGGAAGGCGCGGCTGGCTTTCCCGGGACTTTACACGGGCCTTGTTCATGGGCTACCTGCTGGCGTCGATCAGCCTGGGTTACATGACGGTTTTCTATCTGGTCGGACAACGCTACTTCGGTGTCTGGTCGCCCGTTCCCAGCAGTTATTCCAATATGCTGGGCACCTGGCTTCCCTTTCTCGATCCCATCACCAACGCGTTTCGGTCGTCCGTCTCGGAGGAATTGATCTACCGGTTCTTCGCGATCGCCCTGATGATCAAATACCTTCGGTCGCGGGCCCTGGCCCTCTTCATCCCGGCCTTGATCTGGGCGTTCGCGCACTCGGATTACACCGTCCTGCCCTTTTATACCCGGGGGATCGAATTGACGGTGGACGGTCTCATCTCGGGCTATTTCTTCATTCGCTACGGTCTGATTACCGTCGTCGTGGCCCACTACGTGTTCGACGCCGTCATCATGGGAATGCCGCTGCTCCAATCGTCCAATTTGTATTTCTTCGGGTCCGGAATGGCCGGAGTGGGCGTGATGGCCGTCCCCATTATCTTGAGCCTGGCCGGATCGATCCGAAGAAGACCGTCTCACCCTGCGATCGGACATCAACATCGGTCGGAGGAGAGATCGTTAATCATCTCATCCACCCATATCCGAAAATAAATCCGCCGGGCGGGCTTCCACCCCTTCCCCGGCTTGCCCGACGCGGGGCGTCCGGCCCCCGACCCATGAATTGGGGGCTTGCCCTCGCACCGGATTCTGTGCAAAAATAGGAGCGCCACAAAGGATCATTACGGGATAAGATCATGAAACCGAAAACGATGTTCGAGAAAATCTGGGAGGCCCATGTCGTTCACGAGGAGGCGGGCCGGCCGACCCTGATCTATATCGACCGCCACCTGGTGCACGAGGTCACGTCCCCCCAGGCCTTCGAAGGTCTTCGCCTGGCCGGCCGGCCCGTCCGCCGGCCCGAACTGACCTTCGCCACCATGGACCACAACGTTCCGACCACCGATCGTTCGATTCCCGTGCAAGACGCGATCTCGGCCCAACAGATGGACACCCTCGTCCGGAACTGCAGGGAGTTCGGGGTCACGCTGTTCGACCTAGGCAGCCCCGACCAGGGGATCGTCCACGTCATCGGGCCGGAGCTGGGCCTGACCCTGCCCGGCCAGACGCTCGTCTGCGGCGACAGCCACACCTCGACTCACGGCGCCTTCGGGGCGCTGGCGTTCGGGATCGGCACCAGCGAAGTGGAGCACGTGCTGGCGACCCAGTGCCTGCTTCAGGACAAACCCCAAACCTTTAAGATCGAGGTGAACGGGTCCCGGCCGTACGGCGTGGAGGCGAAGGACATCATCCTTTCGATCATCGGCCGGATCGGGACCGACGGAGGCACGGGCCATGTGATCGAGTACGCCGGGGAGACGATCCGGCGGCTTTCGATGGAAGAGCGGATGACGATCTGCAATATGTCGATCGAAGGAGGCGCCCGCGCCGGGATGATCGCGCCCGACCGGAAGACGTTCGAATACCTCCGGGGCCGACGCTACGCCCCGGCCTCCGCCGGTGGCGGATTCGAGGCGGCCGTGAAACGATGGGAGCGGTTGCCGACCGACGCCGGCGCGCGGTTCGACCGCGTTCTGGAAGTCGACGCGGCCCATCTGACGCCGCAGGTCACCTGGGGCACCAATCCCGGTCAGGTCGTCTCGATCGACGCCCGCGTTCCGACCCCGTCCGAATTTTCGGATTCCAACGCGAGGAAATCGGCCGAGCGGGCGCTGGACTACATGGGGCTGAGGGCCGGAACGGCGATGACCGATATCCCGATCGACCGGGTCTTCATCGGCTCGTGCACCAATTCCCGAATCGAAGACCTCCGGCGCGTCGCCCGATTCGTGCAGGGCCGGAGGGTGGCGTCCGCCGTCTACGCGATGGTGGTGCCAGGCTCGCAGCAGGTGAAAAAACAGGCCGAGGAGGAAGGATTGGACCGGATCTTCAAGGAGGCCGGATTCGACTGGCGCGAGTCGGGCTGCTCGATGTGCCTGGGCATGAACCCCGATACCTTGAAACCCGGGGAGCGGTGCGTCTCGACGTCCAACCGCAACTTCGAGGGCCGCCAGGGCAAGGGCGGCCGCACGCACCTGGTCGGCCCGATCATGGCGGCCGCGGCGGCGGTCGAAGGGCGGCTGGTGGACGTGCGGCAGTATGATTTAAAAGACGAAAGGTAGGGGCGAATCTTGTATTCGCCCTAATCTAATCCGGGCGATCACGAGGATCGCCCCTACAACGCGTGTGAACCATGGAACCGTTTAAAAAACATGCCGGAATCGCGACGCTGCTCGACCTCCCCAATGTCGACACGGATCAAATTATTCCCAAACAGTTTTTAAAGCGGATCGAGCGGACCGGCTTCGGCCGCTTCCTTTTTTACGATTGGCGTTTCATGGAGGGGCAAGAGCCGAACCCGGACTTTGAGATGAACGCCGCCCGTTATCGTGGCGCGACGATTCTGGTCGCAAGGGCGAACTTCGGCTGCGGGTCGTCCCGGGAACACGCGCCCTGGGCCTTGCTGGATTACGGCTTCCGGTGCATCCTCGCGCCGTCCTTCGCGGACATTTTTTACAACAACTGCTTCAAAAACGGGATCCTGCCGGTCCGGCTGACGGAAGACCAGGTCGAAACGATTTTTCAACGCGTCCGCGGCACTCCCGGCTGTCAACTGACCGTGGACTTGGAGACGAAGAAGGTCGTGCTGGACAACCGCGTGGAGTTCGGTTTTCAGGTGGACGACTTTCGGCGGAACTGCCTGCTCAATGGGCTCGACGACATCGGCCTGACGCTCCGGTACGGAGACGAGATCCGGACCTATGAAACCCGCCACCCGGAAACGGCTCCACCCCCGGTCGGGTAAAAAAACCGTCGGAGGGCTTACCGATTCGAAACCGTCCGCCCACATCGATCGCCCTCATCGCCGCCGTTCTGTTGCCGGTCCTTTTGTCTTCCTGCATCATCGTCTACCGGGGCCTGCCGGCCCGGCCGATCGGGAAATCACCCCTGGTCAAATCCTACGATCTGCTCTCCTACCAGATCGCTCCGTTTCCGTTTCCGGACGAGGGAGGGGAGGCCGCCTTGTATTCGGTCTTCAACAATCAAACGCCGTTCGCAAATACGGCGGCCGTCTCGGCGATGCCCCTGAACGGGGTGTATTGCCGGGTGGATGTGATATGGAAACGACCGGCTTGGACGACCGAAGTCTTTCATTATCTCTCCCTGCTGACCCTGACGGCGCTGCCGTCCTGGAACGTCCGGGAGACCTACGTCGTTCGCTATCGGCTGTTTGTCGACGGCGACGAGCGGAAAACGTTCGAATATAAAATCATGCGGAAATCGGGACTCTGGCTGGGTCTGCTGCCGGTGAGCTGGATGAACTGGCTCACCTATTCCCAGGCCGACGTCTTCGAGTCCACGACGTTGCAGTTTTTTGAAGACGCCAAGCCGATCTTCTCGACGCTTGGACCCCGGGAATTGATCATCAACTGATCCGGACCCCCATGGAATTCGACACCCTCAATTTGTTCCTGAACGTCCTGTTCAGCGCGATCGGCCTCGGCTATTTTGTCTACGGAAAACGCCAACGGCAGGGTCCCGCGCTGCTCGCGGGCCTGCTTCTGATGATTTATCCTTACTTCGTTTCAAACACCCTCGGCATTGTGGGCGCGGGCCTGACGCTGATCGCCGCCCCGTTTCTGGCCAAACGCATGGGCTGGTAGAGGCGTGATCCAAGAGGAAATCCGCGATAAGTACGACCGGATCGCCCCCTGGTACGATTGGATGGAGGGGCTGCTGGAGGTTCTGGGAGTCGGAAGGCTCCGGCGGGGATTATTGGCGCGAGCCTCCGGAAAGGTTCTCGAAGTCGCGGCCGGAACGGGCAAGAATCTGCCCTACTACCCCAGTGGCTGCGCGATCACGGCGGTGGACATGAGTCCGGCCATGCTTAAGATCGCACGACGACGGGCGGGGCGGCTGGGATTGAACGTCGTGTTTCGGATCATGAACGCCGAACGGCTGGACTTTCCGGACCGGCATTTTGACACGGTCGCGTCCTCGCTTTCGACATGCACCTTTCCCGATCCGGTATCGGCGTTGCGGGAGATGGCCCGGGTCTGCCGGCCTGACGGCCGCATCCTGCTGCTGGAGCACGGCCGCAGCGACCGCGGCTGGCTCGGCCGCTGGCAGGACCGGCGCGCGCCGCGCCATGCCGAAATGCTGGGCTGTCGGTGGAACCGTGAACCGCTCGACCTCGTCCAACAGGCCGGGCTGCGCCTGATCGCCCATCGACGTCTCCTTTTCGGTGTCCTTCACGTGATCGAGGCGATGCCCGAAAAGTAGACGCGCGCACGGCCCTTCATTTTTTCCCTTGGCATCGTTTCGCGTTTAGGCTACTCTTACCCGCAGATTGAATCGGCGAAGGAGGATCGGATCCGCATGGAGATCGAATATCGGATGAAAGAGAGCGGCGCGGGGCGATGAAGGTTCGGGACTGCTTTGACGGTCGGAAGCCGGTCTTCTCCTTTGAGTTTTTTCTGCCGAAGACGCCGGAG contains:
- a CDS encoding proton-conducting transporter membrane subunit; protein product: MMLRDYPLLILLAPLAAALLTALPGAWIGRKVYWIGGLVQAAAFGLAVWVLHEVAAPGHDPIRISLFPSPWSSLVDFELSIDRLAAVMMALITGIGSLIYLYSVRYMQSERGRARFHTLLALTVFVLLCMVSSANLLMLFLFWQLLSWLLSLLAYNYAHPPTVKGAFRTFTILRLGDVAFLAGIILAYGLYGTLDFDPLFRRAAEDPVTFSLFGPDSGIEVGAATVVTLLIFIGAMSKSAQFPLHMWLPDSLYAPTPVHALLHAGIINAGGFLLNRLAPLYGLSPPTLHLVFAVGLLTSLLGALMMLAQNDIKKTLGYSTIGQMGYMIMECGLGAFALAVFHLIAHGLFKATIFLNCGHVIHAARLDPRLPPSRNPDDATAGETGFALLTWLTGFATTLILPLIILLAAHGVLNITFRDSQGVVIFLFFSWVTSSQAILTLYRLRAVASRKVAALMLLTLLLVVSTYLLAAEAFTYFLYPAPGEVAAYFRAASLSAGLFDGLVAATALFVILGWIFLYAKSHGRSIRMPEWVGGLQVRFYLFFMNRLYMDALFFRLGRGFARAARRLDRSRLFAPLLALIAAGLVLPAAARAANLPAATLALFVATALMLPLFPLHGIYIAALTRLPGYGSVPLAVLLPLAGYYGLVGLLPDLPPELLGGMGRLALVGALYGSFKAMVQDKPKRMPAYTGLALFSMLWWYLSFAGSATPPAAVYAGSAALVTGGLIYALHRLEARYGDLGGDQEIGGIGGLARPMPRFAALLGLLVMGAVGMPPFGLFSGFMAMLLTPSVAPSIGMPGALPVVLLAWFAASWYLFRMMQRLLFGPHRPDIFYEDLRASEVVFFVIVLGALIGLGLAPSGFFAPDALTKGYHAALEFKSWNP
- a CDS encoding DUF2294 domain-containing protein, yielding MKRTKGQVESEISNALIQFEKDYMGRGPKETKTCIIDDIVLVRLKGVLTPAEQQLAKNQKGTDLIKEIRSNLLEQARGLLSEVIEGITGLKVQSLHTDISTKTGERVIIFTLSDNLEERYRNNNT
- a CDS encoding CPBP family intramembrane glutamic endopeptidase; this encodes MKFAFEKKDLSIVFLAILALFVFLKFYNEASPTASMNSHVSRYHAIRAARQYLEQQGFHLDGYVETVLFSEDSDAGLYIQRTLGMDRFNHLVQGLPLRYWKVRFFKELQYEEFKVFVNPQGRIIAFNHYISEDAQGARLKQDRALKIAEAFVQKQEGVDFSNYDLINASTKARDKRTDHFFTWKASTPFLGDAKLLMTIGIHGDVVDGYEQTVDVPEKFTELSDGESAKGELLARLSGLLTVFLSLAALVIFLTHHKYRTIPWKGALFLALAMVTAKVLQEINAVPNIRSSYSTDSPLYTFWGGWIFDTIESTIWSGVVTFLFAVAGWAVGQEVFKVKRVDQVTGRRGWLSRDFTRALFMGYLLASISLGYMTVFYLVGQRYFGVWSPVPSSYSNMLGTWLPFLDPITNAFRSSVSEELIYRFFAIALMIKYLRSRALALFIPALIWAFAHSDYTVLPFYTRGIELTVDGLISGYFFIRYGLITVVVAHYVFDAVIMGMPLLQSSNLYFFGSGMAGVGVMAVPIILSLAGSIRRRPSHPAIGHQHRSEERSLIISSTHIRK
- the leuC gene encoding 3-isopropylmalate dehydratase large subunit yields the protein MKPKTMFEKIWEAHVVHEEAGRPTLIYIDRHLVHEVTSPQAFEGLRLAGRPVRRPELTFATMDHNVPTTDRSIPVQDAISAQQMDTLVRNCREFGVTLFDLGSPDQGIVHVIGPELGLTLPGQTLVCGDSHTSTHGAFGALAFGIGTSEVEHVLATQCLLQDKPQTFKIEVNGSRPYGVEAKDIILSIIGRIGTDGGTGHVIEYAGETIRRLSMEERMTICNMSIEGGARAGMIAPDRKTFEYLRGRRYAPASAGGGFEAAVKRWERLPTDAGARFDRVLEVDAAHLTPQVTWGTNPGQVVSIDARVPTPSEFSDSNARKSAERALDYMGLRAGTAMTDIPIDRVFIGSCTNSRIEDLRRVARFVQGRRVASAVYAMVVPGSQQVKKQAEEEGLDRIFKEAGFDWRESGCSMCLGMNPDTLKPGERCVSTSNRNFEGRQGKGGRTHLVGPIMAAAAAVEGRLVDVRQYDLKDER
- the leuD gene encoding 3-isopropylmalate dehydratase small subunit; its protein translation is MEPFKKHAGIATLLDLPNVDTDQIIPKQFLKRIERTGFGRFLFYDWRFMEGQEPNPDFEMNAARYRGATILVARANFGCGSSREHAPWALLDYGFRCILAPSFADIFYNNCFKNGILPVRLTEDQVETIFQRVRGTPGCQLTVDLETKKVVLDNRVEFGFQVDDFRRNCLLNGLDDIGLTLRYGDEIRTYETRHPETAPPPVG
- a CDS encoding amino acid transport protein, translating into MEFDTLNLFLNVLFSAIGLGYFVYGKRQRQGPALLAGLLLMIYPYFVSNTLGIVGAGLTLIAAPFLAKRMGW
- a CDS encoding methyltransferase domain-containing protein produces the protein MIQEEIRDKYDRIAPWYDWMEGLLEVLGVGRLRRGLLARASGKVLEVAAGTGKNLPYYPSGCAITAVDMSPAMLKIARRRAGRLGLNVVFRIMNAERLDFPDRHFDTVASSLSTCTFPDPVSALREMARVCRPDGRILLLEHGRSDRGWLGRWQDRRAPRHAEMLGCRWNREPLDLVQQAGLRLIAHRRLLFGVLHVIEAMPEK